catgaattttcattctattttaatttacaaaatactCTCccactgttgtttctgttggtgttgtttggaataaaagtcatttaaaaagttttgtgtGCACAATCACTGACTAGTCATTCCAGTGAGGTAACCAACAGTAACTATTTACACTTGCAAGCGAAGCAGTTTTCCTGAGGGAAAACTTCCTGttctttgcttttctcacaATCTTCTTACATAATCCAAAATCTTTTAAAGAGCCTTACTCAGCAATATTTTCCTTCCAAGTTGCACAAAGGAGTAAGGagcttttgaaaaatgtaagtAGTTAGTCAGGCTTGTCACTTATTCAAGAATGAATGGAATTCGTTACAAAACACgtgaaaaatacattattcTAATAATCTAAGTACATGTGAAGGCAAAGTTCACATTGGACTTTGAGACATTACTGTGTTTAACATGCTGGTATTCCATATGGCTTTCAAgcgattttaatttttattccaAAGCTCATTTTGTTTAGGGTTGTAACTGAATCGAACTATTCTGAAATGGcaagtaacacacaaacacacaagaaatatttaaatatatttatttgttatttgaaaataataataataatactaataatgattaaaaaattaAACCTATGCTATCAAAAGTCAGTGAAGACTCTTGTTCAAATACTGCACAAACATGTTGGAAATTTGTCCGCTCTTCTCTGTTGGGTGCATCTTGGTGTAGCTGATGAACTGGCGCCGTAGCTTCCTGAGCTCTGCCATGTTGATGCTCCTGGTGAGCTCGACGTTAAACATCAGGTTAAGGTAGTTTGAATGGAAAGCGTTCTGCCTGCAAGCTGCTCCCACATGAAGGCAGAAAATCAGCGTCATGTTTTCTAAAGTACAGCTAAGCACCGAAGTAACTAGAAAAAAGTGTTCAAATGTATCTAAAGGTCACAGTATTGCATCTTCCCTTTTAAAGGGAACGACACAAAGAAATAACATAAAGGACAGGAAGTTACTGACGTAATCTAAAATTATGCACCTGCCATTAAAATGTTGACCGGGGAGGAACCGAATGTACTATTTAGTTGGTTTCTGCTTGGACCAACACATTCAAAGGAAAAAATCAAAGTGTTTGCTTCTAAGAACGTCTCAAACGGTGCAGCTGCCAATGAAAATCCACTTATCTATGTAATTTGGTTTCTCTCCTCCATACGCATCCCACAGTGTGTTATTACAGACAAGACCTTTAACAGTGATCGGCTGCTGTGCCTTTCATTTAACTTCTTTGATGGACATGCATTCATCCCCTTCTAATAAGTCATTTGATATGGAGTGCTTTGTCTCCTGCTGCTGAGGGAATGTGACTTTCCTTGCGAGGCAGATGATGAAAATGAGTGGGCACAaattaaaaaaggcaaaacaagtTTCAGATTAAAGTTGTGAAAGATCAGCGCTACCCGGACTCAAAACACAACTGCCAGAATCTGTTAAACGCAAAAAAAGATTCTTCGGAATtgagttttaaatttaaaaaaatgtggaCATGCAAATGAGTATAAAGGATATCTTTTCTGTTGCTCCTGGAACTGAAATGAGATCCCCGGGAACACTTGTCTTCTGTGCGTTAAAGATTGCCTGAAAAGAAATTCAAGAACTTttaccacacaacacacaaggtTATGTTCATGCTGACTAATACAGGTCCCAGGGTGTTTTGGATTGTAGGGAGTTCGAGAAGTGGGATCTGCACACTGAGAATTAAATGGACTGATGAATCACAGATAGAAAGTAACATTTACAGGGAATTtctgccaaaaacaaacaaataaacaaaaaaaggccaCCAGCAGGTGTACTCAATAGCTTATTAAGGAAACAGAGCAAGTGATTTCTCATTGGCTTAAAGCAATTAGCATCACACAGGCGCATCAATAGGTGGATAAATAATTACAGGAGCAAATGTTATTTACGAAACATGACACACAACCAGGCAGTGGGAGGACACACGGGTGAAAGCAAAGCATTCAGGGAGTCCATATATAAAGACATGCTGTTCACTCAGTACGCTGGACctgcttttaacatttaactccCTTCTTCTCCCGAGCCTGTGTGGTCAATAACAGTTGTGAGCCGGACTCCAGTATAGTGTTAAAACAAGACAACTCAAGTGTCAAAATCAATCAACATTAGGGTACCGATTTGACTCTCAGCTGCAGGGGGAGTTTCCCTCCTACACCCTCATTCATCACTGTGTTCTCCCTCCGTAAATGTATTGACTTCCGTATTAgtatatatacatttatgtattgcctttttttttttttttttttttaaacacctcATCTCCTGGAGTGGAATTATTTGCCTACCTATTGACATTATTTGATGGTTTGTGTGTTGCAATCACTCAATCTGTTCCCTTGATTTGCTATTCATGCCATATCCACGTCATACGAGATGAACTGCAGACACCGGAAAGATTCCCATGTTTACGTCACAAAAACGTTGTGACGAGAAGATAACACTGCGTCCATTAAATCTGAGTTTAATTACCTTGAACAATGGACTTCGATTGGCTTGAGACGTCCATGTTTGTTTGGCTGTCAGGCATTTCTGCCAAGCCAGATATATCAGCATTTTCGGAGAAGCAAGAGTTTCTAGGTCATAATTGCAGCTTGGGTGTTGACGTTGACACTATCCTCAAGTTGAAAACTGGTAATTACAACAACTCTGATATAACATTTACTTGGCATTAGTACACCAACTACTGGGCTGTAAAGACCTGCATTTAATGTACTGAAGAAAATGATGTGGAGTGAAGATTTTGTAAATTTATGTTCAGatgaaacatttttctaaaCATGACTCCtccttatttttaattttcaatgtGTGGGTCTCACTTTGGGAATCTGAAATGTGGCGTAACTCAAAAGACAGAATGGTTTCTGcaaaaaaccaaactgaaaacacGAGAAGCCATACCATTAAGACATCCTGCGTGATCTTGTCCAACTCGTACAAGAAGTTTGCGGATGACAACGGTTGCTGCGGAGAAAAAGAATATCTCTTTTACCGTCAAGTAATCAAAAAGGCAGCATGACAGGGCATGTAGCTAATGAACACTGTGTGcttgtgaaacaaaacagcgCGTGCGTATGTCTCGTACACTCTGCATAGCCTGGTTCGGCGGGGgtgcttttcttttgaaaagtgCATCACAAATGGCTTCATACGGAAGCGTGTCGTCTTTCAGGATGGTGAAGAGGGGATTGTCCCATCGGTTTCTGGAGTCTGGAGCTTCAAATCTCAGCACTAATGCATTAAAGCTGCgaaaaacaaatcagatgaCAGccaatttacaaaaaaaaaaaaaaaacaaacaaaaactggacACTTTTGTCGGTGAGGTGCATaaaggcattttttaaaaacctatccaaaaataaagacagtgcTGCCACAGACGGACATGCTTGTCACTCACATGTCCTGGGTGTACTGCTCGGCAGGATCTCTGTCGGTGTTCCATGTTGAACTCACTTCATCTGACGTCAAACAGTATACCTTCATCAAACAAAAGCATGGGATATTGACTTGGGCCAGTGGTTTTCACATGCTGAAAATGTACTGGTTATTTCGCCAGCATACTTACCAGACAGTGTGGCGTCTGTGCGTGCTTGGTGAGACAGAACAGTTCATATCGGTAGCCTGTAAGACATTTTAACTTTCAAAAAGTAGCAGCATAAACAAACCGTACTGTTTGCATTACACAGTACTGTTTGCAAAATTTAcctttaatgtaatttaatgaaTCCAAAATTACAATGTGATCCTTGTTGATTTTCCTAAaggacaaataaagaaaaggttACAAGGGCTGCGAACATCACTGATGAACCGAGTCCACAAAACAGATCTGGAAAAAACCCACCTTTCTACTTCAGCTTTCAGGGACGCtctgagatttttttccttttgggaATCTACAACATATCCAACAAATTTATATTACAGCAGGAGTATGCAAAAGTTGTGACTGTGCTATCAAACGATGGAAGTGTTATTTCATTGATTCAGCATCAGTTTTGatttatacattttcatttgatgagAAGTTGAcatcttctttgtgtttttttttactgtcccaaatacaacatttatttattttacatttagtaGCACGTTTGCTTATTATCAGTACTGTTTCTATTGCATTATTGATCATTCAACTAATTTTAGCTGCCGATATCAGGAAATTCATGATACAGGGCCGTGAAAGAGATCCTGTAAGCCTGAAGTCAGACCCAAATATCCAAGTTATGAATGTACAGCTGTACCTACCgacatgtcaaagaaaaaaactacgGCTTCTTTTGTATAGAGTAGCGACTGTAATCCTGGTATGTCGTAAACTGTTACGATACGAGCCTTAATTACACTGTAGGATACACTTGATGAAACTCTGCCgccaaactccattcaaaatACTATTAAATTACTGCTGcgcccccccccaaaaaaacacacaaaaaaaacatagccGGTGGTGCACGAATGAGAAAGTCCTAATCAGTTTTCATCACAACTGCTACATAATCTTCACATTCAGAAACATGCCTATTTTAATAACACCATGTTTTTATGAAACCGGTTCCGCTGTTATGCACCACATTTCTACGCCATTAATAAATGCGCCTCAGTTCAGAAATACTGCGGTTGAATACCGTATGAAGTATTTGGTGCATAGCTGACATGCAAACTGACTTTTGACTGCTGATAAAATTTTAACACCTACAGACATGTGATaaacaacagcactgacacGGAGCTAGCTTAACTTGCCTGCGTAGACGGCGTTTTTCTCAACGTGCGGGGCTTCACCTCCCACAATATGAACCTTTCGGTCACAGTTATGTTCAAAATACACCTTCAGTTCTTCTGCCCTTCGTGTTTTACCACTACAGGGGTAACCACACATCACTATTAGAGGCATTACTATCGACACTATCACATAAACTAGCCtagatgtgatgtgatgaaaagcAAGTTGACACTTTCACCCGGATATGATTACTACAAACACCAACAGGGGGCGCCACACAGCTACTATTCTGAATTCAATTACTCAGCCATCCTTTCGCATCAGTTATGTGAAAATATATGGACTGATAGACACGAAGCACATTcttttgatgtatttttctctttgttaaaATAAAGGAATATTTCGAACCATAAATGAGTGAAAAATCACCAAGAAGGGCTGACAACTGATCTAGTTTCAGCACTAGTTTATTCACAGGTGCCATAAAGATTAGGTTCAAACAGGTGGAAGAGTCAAGAACAAAGTAGTGCCGGAATGGCATCACACTGTCATTATACAAAGTAACacaagacattaaaaaaaacaaaaaaaaacttaaacatatttaaattgGAGCTTCTGAAACTCTTCATCAGTAGGATTTCATATTGTTAAGAGTAATGATGTAACAATATATGGCTGAAATGCTCCTCAAGCAGGATCTCCTCCTCATCTAAATGGAtggaaaagtgagaaaaacaatcAGTCGTACAGGTGATGAGTTATAATGTGTTATCAGCTAAATTACTACctctactactactaataacaataataataaactaacATGTCCAATGGTTGTTTCCGTTGTGTTAGACGGCCAGTTTTCAACATCTGAATGAGCAGCGCCTGCAGATCTTCCACTCGGTACAGAGGAACAACAGCTCTGACTTCAGTGGGAACAGTCGCATCTTCAAAGGCAGATTCCACAACACTTTTCTTGCCCATGAAATGCCCTTgattaacacaaaatacaatCTCAACATAAACTA
This is a stretch of genomic DNA from Scatophagus argus isolate fScaArg1 chromosome 7, fScaArg1.pri, whole genome shotgun sequence. It encodes these proteins:
- the kti12 gene encoding protein KTI12 homolog, which encodes MPLIVMCGYPCSGKTRRAEELKVYFEHNCDRKVHIVGGEAPHVEKNAVYADSQKEKNLRASLKAEVERKINKDHIVILDSLNYIKGYRYELFCLTKHAQTPHCLVYCLTSDEVSSTWNTDRDPAEQYTQDIFNALVLRFEAPDSRNRWDNPLFTILKDDTLPYEAICDALFKRKAPPPNQAMQSQPLSSANFLYELDKITQDVLMAIFNAQKTSVPGDLISVPGATEKVELTRSINMAELRKLRRQFISYTKMHPTEKSGQISNMFVQYLNKSLH